The following proteins come from a genomic window of Alosa alosa isolate M-15738 ecotype Scorff River chromosome 2, AALO_Geno_1.1, whole genome shotgun sequence:
- the LOC125290926 gene encoding trafficking protein particle complex subunit 14-like — MVHMMESQCEYFMYFPAVPISDLSDPGRYRTLPRRSHLYLGETVRFLLVLRCSDAERDTLTRTGSAFEFGVESPNGRAWRELAGSLCAVASVSPGERHRSHAYLDHDHSSGNEGPEEGEENDGRSSVRRDAGGGGFRECKPLLIHNNGSGVREIRRAPLKSPLDEPVVLSDEVIFPLTVSLDKLPVNTHKVKVMVTVWKQEADKAEVQENGYLTILQQQAPTLTFRQDLNTFKAQVSTTLTVLPPPTVRCKQMTVAGKHLTVLKVLNECSQEDISIHDLRILPNFNASYLPMMPDGSVLLVDNVCHQSGEVAMASFCRMESFACQLPSMLSSLEEHDFLFQLQMSDMSQDDSEGLEVPLVAVLQWSTAKMPFTNCIYTHYRLPSIRLDRPRFVMTASCPSKVNTQDLFRVRYTLFNNLQDFLAVRLVWTPEGRGQSEETATGPVVCQSPLSNLGHCRKGSTLSFTVAFQILRAGLYELSQHMKLKLQFTAPVSNPPVDARPLSRKNSPSSPAVRDLLDRHQTSLGRSQSFSHQQPSRSHIMRAGSAMERRAITPPVGSPVGRPLYLPPQEKAVLSLDKIAKRECKVLVLEPRS; from the exons ATGGTGCATATGATGGAGTCACAATGCGAATATTTCATGTATTTTCCTGCGGTTCCGATATCAGACTTGTCAGACCCTGGACGGTACCGAACACTCCCAAGACGAAGTCATCTCTACCTGGGAGAGACTGTGCGCTTCTTGCTGGTTCTGCGGTGCAGCGATGCGGAGAGGGACACATTGACAAGAACCGGCAGCGCATTTGAATTCGGTGTCGAGAGTCCAAACGGTCGTGCATGGAGAGAACTGGCAGGTTCGCTTTGCGCAGTGGCGAGTGTGAGTCCAGGGGAAAGACATCGCTCTCACGCCTACCTCGACCATGATCACAGTAGCGGGAATGAAGGTCCTGAGGAGGGGGAAGAAAATGATGGAAGATCGTCAGTCAGGAGAGATGCTGGAGGTGGTGGCTTTAGAGAATGCAAGCCTCTGCTTATTCATAACAACGGCAGCGGTGTCCGTGAAATCCGCAGGGCCCCTCTGAAG TCGCCCTTGGACGAGCCAGTGGTCCTGAGTGATGAGGTCATCTTTCCCTTGACTGTGTCCCTTGATAAACtccctgtcaacacacacaaggTCAAG GTGATGGTGACTGTGTGGAAGCAGGAGGCTGATAAAGCAGAGGTGCAGGAGAATGGTTACCTCACAATCCTGCAGCAGCAAGCGCCGACGCTCACCTTCCGACAGGATCTCAACACCTTTAAAGCTCAAG tGAGCACGACTTTGACGGTGCTACCGCCCCCGACTGTGAGATGCAAGCAGATGACCGTTGCTGGGAAACATCTCACAGTGCTGAAAG TGTTAAATGAGTGTTCCCAGGAGGACATTAGCATCCATGACCTGAGGATTCTGCCAAACTTCAATGCATCGTATCTACCCATGATGCCAGATGGGTCTGTCTTGCTGGTTGACAATGTCTG CCACCAATCAGGAGAAGTTGCCATGGCATCGTTTTGTCGAATGGAAAGTTTTGCCTGCCAGCTACCCAGCATGCTCAGCTCCTTGGAGGAACATGACTTCCTGTTTCAGCTGCAGATGAGTGACATGTCCCAAGATGACTCTGAG GGTCTTGAGGTACCCTTAGTAGCAGTGCTCCAGTGGTCTACTGCTAAAATGCCTTTCACCAACTGTATCTATACACATTACAG GCTACCCAGTATTAGGTTGGATCGACCACGCTTCGTGATGACAGCCAGTTGCCCCAGTAAAGTCAACACACAGGACCTTTTTCGGGTCCGCTACACCTTATTCAACAACCTACAGGATTTCCTGGCTGTGAGACTGGTGTGGACCCCAGAAG GGCGTGGCCAAAGTGAAGAAACGGCAACTGGCCCTGTAGTCTGTCAGTCACCTCTCAGTAACCTCGGCCACTGTCGCAAAGGCAGCACCCTCTCCTTCACTGTGGCCTTCCAGATTCTGAGAGCTGGACTCTATGAG CTGAGTCAGCACATGAAACTGAAGCTGCAGTTCACGGCGCCAGTGTCCAATCCTCCGGTGGACGCGCGACCCCTTTCCCGCAAGAACAGCCCCTCCAGCCCAGCCGTCAGAGACCTGCTGGACCGGCACCAGACCAGCCTGGGCCGCTCCCAGTCCTTCTCCCATCAGCAGCCCTCGCGCTCCCACATCATGAG AGCTGGCAGTGCCATGGAGCGGCGTGCCATCACCCCCCCTGTGGGCTCGCCAGTGGGCAGGCCACTGTACCTGCCCCCTCAGGAGAAGGCCGTCCTCTCGCTGGACAAGATCGCCAAGAGAGAGTGCAAAGTGCTCGTCCTGGAGCCTCGTAGCTGA
- the zgc:152891 gene encoding polyunsaturated fatty acid lipoxygenase ALOX15B — MEGYHVTIRTAAPALAGSYSILHVSLISIQGRIVSAVLDAESHLLPGSACTILMGGSDDVEQVALVRLRLEARPGFPELDWHCQTVEVNHGPQVQVFPCHRWLRAADGDVELRCEDACLLNMEALQVLIGHRAQELSRRQQHIRWQTFAEGVPHCVDMQSLQPLGPNLSYTRQSPGTNLHYLMGFAERKEPWRSFKEIECLFLHNGSGNPVAMYVWSHWREDAFFGYQCLNGCNPLLVRQIRSIPANLSVTPELVQPFLPEGSSLELELETGKVFLLDYEVLEGVPPNIINGKQQHLTAPLCLLHAGPDGTLKPIAIQLQQKPATENPVFLPSDPQPDWLLAKMWTRCADFQCHQLISHFLHTHLLGEVCCIATLRQLPEVHPIHRLLMPHIRSSLQINIQARASLLAPNGVFDRAIGCGLKAIPVLLAHAMARLRYDTLCVPEDLKARGLDSLPNCYYAQDALKVWNALNRFVTKWVDVYYHSNTEVQEDSELQSWIKEIFTKGFLGKAESGMPQSFESKEELSKFITMVIFSSSALHAAVNFSQLDFNLWMPNCPASMSRPPPQSKGLVREDDLMTFLPEVNATCSVLTTLTLLSQPAANFVPLCQYREPYFSNGAHYRLVEEVQSDLRAIAEEISERNSKMELPYPYLSPLLIENSVAI, encoded by the exons ATGGAGGGTTATCACGTTACCATAAGAACAGCAGCTCCAGCACTTGCCGGCTCCTACAGCATACTACACGTTTCCTTGATCAGCATCCAAGGCAGGATAGTATCGGCTGTGTTAGATGCAGAAAGCCATTTATTACCTGGTTCG GCTTGTACAATATTAATGGGAGGAAGTGATGATGTGGAACAGGTGGCTCTGGTCCGCTTACGTTTGGAGGCCCGGCCTGGATTTCCTGAACTGGACTGGCATTGCCAGACTGTTGAAGTGAATCATGGTCCTCAAGTTCAAGTCTTCCCCTGCCATAGGTGGCTGCGGGCTGCTGATGGTGATGTAGAACTGCGCTGTGAAGATG CATGCCTGTTGAACATGGAAGCACTGCAGGTCCTAATTGGGCACAGGGCACAAGAATTGAGCAGAAGACAACAGCACATTAG GTGGCAAACCTTTGCTGAAGGAGTACCCCACTGTGTGGACATGCAGTCTTTGCAACCCTTGGGACCAAACCTGAGTTACACACGTCAGAG CCCAGGCACTAATTTGCACTATCTAATGGGGTTTGCGGAGAGGAAGGAACCATGGAGAAGCTTTAAGGAGATAGAATGTCTTTTCTTGCACAATGGTAGTGGGAATCCCGTTGCAA TGTATGTTTGGTCCCACTGGAGAGAAGATGCCTTCTTTGGATATCAGTGTCTGAATGGCTGCAATCCCCTTCTGGTTCGGCAGATCCGCAGCATCCCCGCCAACTTGTCAGTCACCCCAGAGTTAGTCCAGCCTTTCCTCCCTGAGGGATCCTCCCTGGAACTAGAGCTGGAG ACAGGGAAGGTGTTTCTGTTGGATTATGAGGTGTTGGAAGGTGTGCCACCAAACATCATCAATGGGAAACAACAGCACTTGACCGCTCCTCTGTGCCTTCTGCACGCGGGCCCAGATGGAACTCTAAAACCCATAGCCATCCAG CTCCAACAGAAACCCGCCACAGAAAATCCAGTGTTCCTGCCATCTGACCCTCAGCCTGATTGGCTGCTGGCCAAAATGTGGACTCGCTGTGCAGACTTCCAGTGTCACCAGCTCATCTCCCATTTCCTGCACACTCATCTACTGGGAGAGGTGTGCTGTATCGCCACACTAAGGCAGCTACCGGAAGTGCATCCTATTCACAGG CTTCTGATGCCACACATTAGGAGTTCTCTCCAAATCAATATCCAAGCCCGAGCCTCTCTACTGGCCCCTAACGGGGTGTTTGATCGG GCCATAGGCTGTGGTCTGAAGGCAATTCCTGTTCTGCTGGCGCACGCCATGGCCAGGCTACGTTACGACACGTTGTGTGTTCCAGAGGACCTGAAGGCAAGGGGACTGGACTCACTTCCCAACTGCTACTATGCCCAAGATGCTCTGAAAGTGTGGAACGCTCTAAATAG GTTTGTCACAAAGTGGGTAGATGTGTATTACCATAGCAACACAGAGGTCCAAGAGGATAGCGAGCTGCAGAGCTGGATCAAGGAAATTTTCACAAAGGGCTTTCTGGGGAAAGCAGAATCTG GAATGCCACAGTCATTCGAGAGCAAGGAGGAGCTGAGCAAGTTCATCACCATGGTGATATTCAGCAGCTCTGCCTTGCACGCTGCAGTCAACTTCTCTCAA CTGGACTTCAACCTGTGGATGCCAAACTGTCCGGCCTCAATGTCCAGGCCGCCCCCTCAGTCGAAAGGCCTGGTGAGGGAGGATGACCTAATGACCTTCCTGCCCGAAGTCAACGCCACCTGTAGCGTGCTCACCACCCTCACCCTGCTCTCCCAGCCAGCAGCCAACTTT GTGCCTTTGTGTCAGTACCGCGAGCCTTACTTCAGCAATGGCGCCCACTACAGGCTGGTTGAGGAGGTGCAGAGTGATCTGAGGGCAATAGCAGAGGAGATCTCAGAAAGAAACAGCAAGATGGAACTTCCCTACCCttatctctcccctcttctaATTGAGAACAGCGTAGCGATCTAA
- the tpst1l gene encoding tyrosylprotein sulfotransferase 1, like encodes MMRKPQNILLLACVVISSVTIFYLGLSTMECPSRGRWHGSQARRYAWASQNPGQNQSGAAAIPLEYDENTPLIFVGGVPRSGTTLMRAMLDAHPLVRCGEETRVIPRLLAMHSTWSRSARERMRLEEAGVTDEVLDAAVRAFLLEVIVGHGEPAPRLCNKDPFTLKSLAYLSRLFPRAKFVLMLRDGRATVHSMISRRVTITGFDLSSYRDCLVKWSRAAESMYEQCREAGRERCMLLRYEQLVLEPQLAMQKLLRFLDLPWDTAVLHHEELIGKAGGVSLSKTERSTDQVMNPVNTEALVKWVGKIPADVVKDMADIAPMLSRLGYDPQANPPDYTKLQEPSHGNSSLLLHRIVESPDPS; translated from the exons ATGATGAGGAAACCACAAAACATTCTGCTGCTGGCCTGTGTGGTCATCAGCTCCGTGACAATATTCTACCTTGGCCTGAGCACCATGGAATGTCCGAGCCGCGGGCGTTGGCATGGTAGTCAGGCCAGACGCTACGCCTGGGCCTCCCAGAACCCAGGACAGAACCAGAGCGGCGCGGCGGCGATCCCGCTAGAGTACGACGAGAACACGCCCCTCATCTTTGTGGGCGGCGTCCCGCGGAGCGGCACCACGCTGATGCGCGCCATGCTGGACGCTCACCCACTGGTGCGCTGTGGCGAGGAGACGCGCGTCATCCCGCGCCTGCTGGCAATGCACTCAACCTGGAGCCGCTCGGCGCGCGAGCGCATGCGCCTGGAAGAGGCAGGGGTCACCGACGAGGTGCTGGATGCCGCCGTCCGCGCCTTCCTGCTGGAAGTGATTGTGGGCCACGGTGAGCCAGCGCCGCGCCTCTGCAACAAGGACCCCTTCACACTCAAGTCGCTGGCCTACCTGAGCCGCCTGTTCCCGCGCGCCAAGTTCGTGCTGATGCTGCGCGACGGCCGCGCCACTGTGCACTCCATGATCTCGCGCCGCGTCACCATCACTGGGTTCGACCTCAGCAGCTACCGCGACTGCCTGGTCAAGTGGAGCCGGGCGGCGGAGAGCATGTACGAGCAATGCCGCGAGGCCGGCCGCGAGAGGTGCATGCTGCTGCGCTATGAGCAGCTAGTCCTGGAGCCGCAGCTGGCCATGCAGAAACTGCTGCGCTTCCTGGACCTGCCCTGGGACACAGCCGTGCTCCACCATGAGGAGCTCATCGGGAAGGCCGGCGGGGTGTCTCTGTCCAA AACAGAGCGGTCCACCGACCAAGTGATGAATCCGGTCAACACAGAGGCCTTGGTGAAGTGGGTTGGCAAGATCCCAGCTGACGTGGTGAAGGACATGGCAGACATCGCGCCCATGCTGAGCCGGCTTGGCTACGACCCTCAAGCCAACCCCCCCGACTACACGAAACTGCAGGAGCCTTCACATGGGAACAGCAGCCTGCTG TTACACCGAATTGTAGAAAGTCCTGATCCCAGTTAG